In Ostrea edulis chromosome 4, xbOstEdul1.1, whole genome shotgun sequence, a single window of DNA contains:
- the LOC125669006 gene encoding uncharacterized protein LOC125669006, translating into MRSINFNFTFSVGGSVNITVIASNTISEGMTNALSTALHRISGISFITTTGSLLETKQTALFKFILDPMALQPQGHINVTIYFADGSPHEEYQLYNEMSLTTMQMNGFQLQHIFNKQGNFSVMATLNSEVDIKEYTTDVYVWDKLDNVSLTCSQTYVEVKEEISFSFSNPPNSNFQYLIEYGDGSSEANSASELFKNYSLGTPWNKSYDSPNVYHVRATLFNPFHTQTTTLIITVEHPIIQHAFHLSPTTNVIPVPDGNEVFTLSYTSTEPPPTNILCTFDYGDGDIETNLSSVISNNSPIIKSHTYKASGRYIVQFSCLNRVSSMHTTSTIDVQSYIMSDFNINYGNNVKLMNMTTLQVKPDATYRHNAISKPIPVNVDFHISLKNCSRMPSNIEVSWNFDDQRIEYGIQESFLKSHEFTQRKNHSMTFTFNFTPNNTKHSFYYWLQMGLVKFTVDEQVGLVSEKYFHFSAVGMENAIYTFDPGSSNVYMKPAHDSANVTYNGYGTFLPKVTARNSTMTEVVYLGDTVKADFALEKELSISVSNTTVLLPPGHTNISVESNTALPFVTCSFTSGDIIDKKVYLQTANITPSEPMIFRYTYLTLGRHILTFNCSNYVEVLILSNLTLLIHNPCFTYHGIFDRKYALYENPMKAYTSKDVYVSSRMEVICIGKTPGFEWNTFKCMDALSAESCNNTIPINPTQGTNVFRRGHIAPGIYQISLNVSLDKTWIKEYMYIEFIKPPPYAFIIGGSKRPVKFIDETIEIDAFTGSYDGATGHGNNKNLSFSFVCKMFSSNDYQEIEESFTNRASTGDCTLVGVESGKGTLNVTTAPGYAVTANVSDGQKFSIFTQFLSILEGNPPNMLLNCSINCGEKYAITAKMNVYARCLDCHPEETLQYSWSLLKVTNGIENEVLDFANKSATGLDTATMVIKEKSFESGVHYVLKLNASSLAKGRSGFSVVAMDIKTNYPPYNGNCRVEPQEGKAMKDSFNVICEDWVDEGSRDTKKLAIDSEAQEPLTYLYETVTKSNVSGVIEETTTEIHSGDM; encoded by the exons ATGCGGAGTATCAACTTCAATTTTACTTTTTCAGTTGGGGGGTCCGTCAATATTACTGTAATTGCTTCCAACACAATTTCTGAGGGAATGACGAATGCATTGTCGACAGCACTCCACAGAATTAGTGGAATATCCTTCATCACCACGACAGGATCGCTTTTAGAAACTAAACAAACAGCATTGTTCAAATTCATTCTTGATCCGATGGCCTTGCAACCTCAAGGACACAttaatgttacaatatattttgCTGATGGCTCTCCTCATGAAGAATACCAGCTATACAATGAAATGTCACTCACGACAATGCAAATGAATGGATTTCAATTGCAACATATTTTCAATAAGCAAGGTAACTTTTCTGTGATGGCAACATTgaactctgaagttgatatcaaaGAGTACACTACAGATGTCTATGTTTGGGATAAGTTGGACAATGTGAGTCTGACCTGTAGCCAAACGTATGTCGAAGTAAAGgaagaaatttcattttcattttctaatcCTCCAAATTCCAATTTCCAGTATTTGATTGAATATGGCGATGGTTCGTCGGAGGCTAATTCTGCCTCGGAGCTTTTTAAGAATTACTCACTTGGGACGCCGTGGAATAAATCATATGATTCACCTAACGTATACCATGTCAGAGCAACACTTTTCAATCCATTCCACACTCAAACAACTACTCTGATAATCACAGTTGAACACCCAATTATACAACATGCGTTTCATCTATCTCCCACAACAAACGTAATTCCCGTGCCCGATGGAAATGAGGTATTCACGCTGAGCTATACCAGCACCGAACCTCCACCTACTAATATTCTATGTACTTTCGATTATGGAGACGGTGATATCGAAACTAATCTATCTTCAGTTATATCGAATAACAGTCCTATCATAAAATCGCATACATACAAGGCAAGTGGTCGATATATTGTTCAGTTTTCTTGTTTAAATCGAGTGAGTTCAATGCACACGACTTCAACTATAGACGTGCAGTCCTACATAATGAGCGATTTTAACATAAATTACGGAAACAACGTAAAACTTATGAATATGACAACATTGCAAGTTAAACCAGATGCAACTTACAGACACAATGCAATATCTAAACCTATACCGGTAAATGTGGATtttcatatatctttaaaaaactgTTCAAGAATGCCATCAAATATTGAGGTCAGTTGGAACTTTGACGACCAAAGAATTGAATACGGAATACAAGAGTCTTTCCTTAAAAGCCACGAATTCACTCAACGAAAAAACCATTCTATGACGTTTACCTTCAACTTCACGCCAAACAATACAAagcattcattttattattgGCTTCAAATGGGATTAGTCAAATTTACCGTTGATGAACAAGTAGGACTCGTTTCAGAAAAATACTTTCACTTTTCAGCAGTTGGTATGGAGAATGCAATCTATACTTTTGATCCTGGCTCCAGTAATGTTTATATGAAGCCAGCACACGATTCAGCAAATGTGACGTATAATGGGTACGGTACCTTCTTGCCTAAGGTGACGGCTCGGAATAGTACTATGACGGAAGTGGTGTACTTAGGGGACACAGTGAAAGCAGATTTTGCTTTAGAAAAGGAGCTATCAATCTCTGTTTCTAATACAACCGTCCTACTTCCACCCggtcatacaaatatatctgtAGAGTCTAATACAGCTTTACCGTTTGTGACATGCAGTTTCACATCAGGAGATATCATTGACAAAAAGGTTTATTTGCAGACAGCAAATATCACGCCGTCGGAACCTATGATTTTCCGTTACACGTATTTAACCTTAGGCAGACACATTCTAACATTTAACTGCTCAAATTATGTCGAGGTCCTCATATTAAGTAACCTCACTTTGTTAATACACAACCCTTGCTTTACCTATCATGGTATTTTTGATCGTAAATACGCTTTATATGAAAACCCGATGAAAGCATACACATCGAAGGATGTCTATGTTTCCAGCAGAATGGAAGTGATCTGTATCGGAAAAACACCAGGTTTTGAATGGAACACGTTCAAGTGTATGGATGCATTAAGCGCAGAGAGTTGCAACAATACGATCCCAATTAACCCTACCCAAGGTACAAATGTCTTTCGTCGCGGACACATTGCACCAGGTATCTACCAAATATCGTTAAATGTTTCATTGGATAAAACATGGATAAAAGAGTATATGTACATTGAGTTTATAAAGCCACCGCCATATGCTTTCATCATCGGTGGATCAAAAAGGCCAGTGAAATTTATAGACGAAACGATTGAGATCGATGCATTTACAGGATCATATGATGGTGCAACTGGACATGGGAATAATAAAAATCTCTCGTTTTCCTTTGTGTGCAAAAT GTTTTCTTCAAATGACTATCAAGAGATAGAGGAATCGTTCACCAATCGTGCAAGCACCGGGGACTGTACGCTAGTAGGTGTTGAAAGTGGGAAAGGAACACTTAACGTAACGACAGCGCCAGGTTACGCTGTGACTGCAAATGTGAGCGATGGACagaagttttcaatttttacaCAATTTCTGAGTATTCTAGAAGGGAATCCTCCAAATATGTTATTAAA TTGTAGCATAAACTGTGGCGAAAAGTACGCTATAACGGCCAAGATGAACGTGTACGCAAGGTGCTTGGATTGTCATCCCGAGGAGACTCTCCAATACTCTTGGAGTCTTTTGAAGGTCACAAATGGAATAGAAAATGAGGTCCTCGATTTTGCGAATAAATCAGCTACAG GCCTTGACACTGCAACAATGGTTATAAAGGAAAAATCGTTTGAATCAGGAGTCCACTATGTTTTAAAACTGAACGCATCTTCTTTAGCCAAAGGTCGATCGGGATTTAGTGTGGTAGCAatggatatcaaaacaaattaCCCTCCATATAACGGGAACTGTAGAGTAGAACCACAAGAAG GAAAGGCTATGAAAGATTCTTTTAATGTAATTTGCGAAGACTGGGTCGATGAAGGCTCCAGGGATACTAAGAAACTCGCCATCGACAGCGAGGCACAGGAGCCATTGACATATTTGTACGAGACTGTGACGAAATCAAATGTTAGTGGAGTAATAGAGGAAACCACAACTGAAATACACAGTGGAG ATATGTAg